The region TAAGGGCCGCTTGCCACGATTGCATTTGATATTCAAACGGACCGGTGGTTGATTTTCTATAGGCAATCAAATGTTGCTCATATTCAATGCTTGGTGTATTTGGTGCTACATCGGTGGGGATATAAGCCGTCAATTGGCTTTAAGTGCGCGCAAGAGCAGAAAAAGATGTGCCCGATAATTGTTGAAGGTAGCTATAAGATTGAGATTGCTGATGTTATTTTTAAAAGGCATAGGAATAGTTATGTAGCAATTGGCTCTTCCGAAAGACTCCATAATAAAACACAAATACTTTTAACAAAATGGTTTGTAAGATTATAAATTTACCAAAGAATTGTGGTCATGCTTGTGAATATATACCAAATAATCAAGTTATACCTAAGCTTGTTCAAAGAACGGATGGTGACCTATGGCAACATACATCGCACAAACTATTTATGCTACATATAGTGCTGATGCAAAAACATACAAATTTGATAGCCGCTACTCGGTTGCCAAATTTTACTAAGTTGGGGTTTTAGGGGTGCCCCCTAACGAGTATGATTTGTATTGCGGGTGAAATCCGTAATACGAATAGTATGCTCGCCCGGTAAAAATGTAAAATTTATTTTTGAGAATAGTTGCTGTGTATATCCGTATAATTTGTAATACGTGAAAATAAAAATACCTATAGCATTTTTTATATTTGTCAAATCTGTAATATGTATAGGATAGGAATATTTGTATTATCCGCACCACTCATAATTTATTTTATGTCCCCTTAACTTATATTGCAATCAGTCCAATCCGTGAAACGTGTAATACATAAATGCTTGTACGATTTGTGGTTTATATAAGACTTGATTAATTGTGTACAATGTTTGGTTCATGTGGATGCAGGTATTTGCAATCTTCATTTGCAATATCTGTGATATTTGCGGGATGATAATATTTGTATTGTGGGTAAATTAACCCAATCAATCTTGGTAAAAATTAATAATCACCTGGTTGTTTGCTTTTATCTTATAAAAATCAATGTGCTTGGGTGTTTATTGATTTGTCTAAAATATGATTTGTAGTTAATAATTGCATAATAATAGACGAGAGAAATTAGATCTAGTTGCCTATTATAAAACTTAATTCATTTTAAGGTTTAATAATTATAATCCCAAAGTTGTTCTTGTATCGGCTGATGAGTGGCGAAAATAAAATTAAAAACAATAGTATATATGGCACCCAAGATGGTACCTAGCTAAACCTTAAGGCTTTGAAATATCGATAAAATCGGAATTTGTAAAGAAATGGTGGTTAGAGGCAGAATCGAACTGCCGACACGCAGATTTTCAGTCTGCTGCTCTACCGACTGAGCTATCCAACCACCTAAAAAAGAAATGTGATTATACACTTTTAAATTTTAAAATTAGGTTAAAAACAAAATTAAATTTTATAAATTTGCAACAAATTCTTTAAATTTATCTCCTCTCTCGGTGTAGCTATTAAACTGATCAAGGCTTGCAGCAGCAGGACTTAGAAGAGCTATCTCGTCTAAAATTTGAGCTTCTTTTAAATTCGCTTTCTTAGTCGGTTTTTTTAAATTTTTATCTATTTGCGTTACGGCTACATCTAAAAATTCGCATTTTAGAGCGGGAATTTGAAATTTCTCAGCTAGCTTCATAATCTTATTGCTATTTGAGCCGATAGCGTAAATTTTAGTATTCGTGCTATTTATAGCCTCAAAAAGCTGAGTCATATCGACACCCTTATCATCTCCGCCTAAGATTAGGTGCAGGAATTTATCCTCATACCGCTTTAGAGCTTGAATGGTTGCGTCGATATTGGTAGCTTTTGTGTCATTTACCCAAATCCGCCCGAATTTGTCCTTAAATTCTTCAAGTTTATTGCTCTCTATCACAAATTTGTTTAGTAAATTTGTGTCGCACCTATCAAAAATTATTTTTTGTACTGCCAGTGCCAAAAGAGCGTCCATTAAAAACGGCACTGTGAAATTTATCTCATTTGTGGAAACTCCGCAAAATTTAGCTAAATCCTTTTCGTTTTTATAGCTTATGACCTTTGCAAGAGTCGGAGTATTAGCGTAAATTTCAGGCAATATCGCAACCAAGTTTTCTCTCATAATACCAAGCGGCTTAAGCTTGGCGGCTTCATAAGAGCTCATATCGCCGTGCCAAGTAAGATGATCGGGCGTTATAGGCAAAAGCACGTATATATCAGGCTTTGCAAGGTTCGTATAGTGAAGCGTGAAGGAGCTCGTTTCCAGTATCCAAATTTTGGCTTTAATGTCTAGTTCGGCTAGCGGAGTGCCTACGTTTCCGCCCATTACCGAGCCTTTGTCTTCAAGCAGGTGCTGCATCATCTTGGTTGTGGTTGTTTTGCCGTTTGTTCCGCTTATCCATACGCTAAAAGGCATTTTGGATGCGAAAAAATCATATTCACTTATCAAATTTTGCGATTTTTTAATCAGCTCATGATACGGAGGAAAGCCCGGGCTTGGGATCTCAAGTTCGCTTTTATCTGGACTAAATTCACTTACCGGCAAAAGATTATTTCCAAATTCATCCTTTGAAATTTGGCTAAATTTGTCATCATATACATCCCAAATTCCGTCATCTTGGCAGTTTTTGGCAATAGCCTTGGTCGTGCCGCCGTAACCGAACAAACTTCTTTTCATTATCTTATCTTTAATGCGGTTAGCGCGATGAGGTTTGCTAAAAGCGCGATGATCCAAAATCTAACGATGATTTTGTTTTCAACCCAGCCTTTAATCTCGAAATGATGATGAATAGGCGCCATTAAGAAAATTCTCTTTTTGAAAATTTTAAAGCTTCCAACTTGCAAAATAACGCTTAAAGTCTCAATTACAAAGATAAATCCTATGATAATAAGCAAAATTTCGTTTTTAGTCATAACTCCCATAAGCCCTATGTAAGCGCCTATACTAAGGCTTCCGCTATCACCCATGAAAACTTGTGCGGGATGGCAGTTAAACCACAAAAACCCCATCAAAGAGCCGATTAGAGCCGAAGCGATGATGATAGTTTCGCCAACGCCGATAATCTTTGGAAGTAGCAAATAAGAGCTAAATAGCGCATGTCCGCAGATATAGGCAAAAATTCCTAACGTAACAAGCGAAAGCATGGCGGGAACGGCTGCAAGCCCGTCAAGCCCGTCTGTTAAATTTACCGCATTTGAAGCTGCAACTATAACTAGCGTCCAAAAGACTATAGCAAAAATTTTAAGATCCAGTAGCGGGAATTTATAAAACGGCACATAAAATTCAGTTCCTATATCGCCGCTAAGATAAAGCACGGTTGAAACCGCAAACGATACTAAAATTTGAGCTAAAAGCTTGGCTTTAGGGCTTAGTCCAGCGTGGTTGTTTGCGCCTAGAATTTTTGATATGTCGTCTTTAAACCCGATCGCCGTAAAACCCGCAAGACAGAGCAAAGAGGCGATAACGAAGCTGTTATCAAGTCTGGCGCAGATGATAGTTGCCAGTATCGCCGTTACCATAAAGACTATGCCTCCCATGGTCGGGGTTTTTTCTTTTTTTTGGTGTGTTTTTGGAGCAAGCTCGTAAATCGGCTGACTGGCGTTTTTAGCCCTTGCCCAAGCGATAAATTTAGGCATAAGATAAACGGTAAGCGCAAAAGATATGAAAAACGCTATGCCTGCGCGAACTGTGATGTATTGAAAGATGTTAAAATTTAGGATTTCATAAAGATAATAAAACATGTGAGCCTTTATTTTTAAAAAGAGTAATTTTAGTATAATGCTCTTAAAATTTATCTAAATTTAAAGAATGAAATATGAAACAAAAAACTATTTTAGTAATAACAGACGGCATAGGATTTAATCCAAACTCAGAATTTAACGCATTTGCAGCGGCGAAAAAGCCGACTTATGATTGGCTATTTAAAAATGTGCCAAATTCGCTTATCAAGACTTCAGGTCTTGCGGTAGGCTTGCCTGAGGGGCAAATGGGAAATAGCGAAGTGGGGCATATGTGCATAGGAAGCGGGCGGGTTTTGTACCAAAATTTGGTAAAAATTTCGCTCGGGTTTAAAGACGGCTCACTCTCTCAAAACGCAAAGCTAAAAGAGCTTTTTAGAAAGTGTAAAAATATCCATATAATCGGGCTTTATAGCGATGGAGGCGTGCACTCTCATCTTGAGCATTTTGACGATATGTGCAAGCTTGCTATAAATAACGGTTGTAGTGTCTATGCTCACGCTATAACCGACGGTAGGGACGTAGCGCCTACGAGTGCGGCTGAATTTGTGAAGCAGCTTGAAGAGAAATTTAACGTGGCTACGATTTGCGGTAGATTTTACGCTATGGATAGAGATAAGCGCTGGGATAGGGTAAGTGAAGCTTACAAGACTATGATTGAAGGCGCAAATTTACAGGACCTAAAACCAAGCGAGTATATCCAAAATAGCTATAATGATGGCGTTTTAGACGAGTTTATAAAACCTGCCAGTTTTAACGGCTTTAAAGGTATAGGCAAGGATGACGGAGTTGTGTTTATAAATTTTAGAAACGATAGGATGAGGCAGATAGTAGCGGCGTTTGGCGTGAGCGAATTTAGCAAATTCAAGCGTCCTTTTGTGGTGCAAAATTTAGTCACGATGACGGAATACGACGCAAATTTTAGCTTTCCTGTTTTGTTTGAAAACGACAAGATAACAAATACTTTAGCAGAGATTATCGCAAAAGCGGGACTTCGCCAGCTTCACACGGCAGAGACGGAGAAATACGCTCATGTGACTTTTTTCTTTAACGGCGGAGTTGAGGAACTACTTGAAAACGAAACTAGAATTTTAATCCCAAGCCCAAAAGTTAAAACTTATGACGAAAAGCCTGAAATGAGCGCTGATGGTGTGTGCGATGCGGTTTTAAAAGCGATTGATGACGGGCAGGATTTTATCGTAGTAAATTTCGCAAACGGCGATATGGTAGGACATACTGGCGATTTTAATGCGGGCGTAAAAGCAGTAGAGGCTGTAGATAGCGCGCTTGGTAAGATTGTCGCTAAGGTAAAAGAAAAGGGCTATGCGATGATAATTACGAGTGATCACGGTAACTGCGAAGAGATGCGAGATAAAAGCGGAATGCTCACAAACCACACGACTTACGATGTGTTTTGCTTCGTGCTAGGTGATGGAGTGAAAGAAGTAAAAACCGGTGGGCTAAACAATATCGCAGCAAGCGTTCTTAAGCTAATGGGGCTTGAAAAACCGGCCGAGATGGACGAGCCGCTTTTTTAGATGCGATATTTAAGTTGATTTGAAAATTTAAGTCTAGTTAAGCTTTTTTAACTTTACTTTGCTAAAATTGTCCAAATTTTAAATTTATAAATAGAGGCGAATATTTTTTGCTTAATTAAGCATAATTTTAAATTACGATATGAGCGCGTCTTTAATTGCGTGGCTGAGGAAATTTGGAATTTAACGCAGGTTAAGCAGAAAAAGATAAGCTAAGAAAGGCAATATATGAAATTTAGTGGAAAAAACGTTCTAATCACAGGCGCAAGCCGCGGAATAGGCGCGCAGATAGCAAAAACTCTTGCAAACATGGGGCTAAAAGTATGGATAAACTACCGCTCAAAGCCTGAGATAGCAGATGCTTTGCAGGCTGAGATCGTATCTAACGGCGGAGCCGCAGCGGTGATAAAATTTGACGCCACCGACGAAGATGAATTTATAAAAGGCATAAATTTAATCGTTGATACCGACGGCGAGCTAAGCTACCTCGTAAATAACGCAGGAATCACAAACGATAAACTTGCACTTCGTATGAAAACGGACGAGTTTATAAACGTGCTAAATGCGAATTTGACATCAGCATTTATCGGCTCAAGAGAAGCTTTAAAAGTGATGAGCAAAAAGCGCTTTGGAGCTGTTGTAAACGTAGCTTCCATAGTAGGCGAGATGGGAAATGCGGGACAAGTTAATTATTCGGCAAGTAAAGGCGGCATGATAGCTATGACAAAGAGCCTTGCTAAAGAGGGAGCGAGCAGAAACGTGCGATTTAACTGCGTAACGCCGGGCTTTATACAAACGGATATGACGGAGGTTTTAAGCGAAGAGATTAAGCAAAACTATATAAACAATATCCCGCTAAAACGTCTTGGAGGTGCAAGCGAAGTAGCCGAAACTATCGCATTTTTGCTAAGCGATCACGCAAGTTATATTACAGGTGATGTGCTTAAGGTGAACGGCGGACTTTATATGTAGTTTAAGCAAAAATATATTAAAATCTGAAACATTTTTTAATAAGGAGACCCCAAATGGCAGTTTTTGATGATGTTAGAGATGTTGTTGTTGAGCAACTTAGCGTAAGCCCTGAGGCTGTTAAGCCTGAGTCAAAGATTATCGAAGATCTAGGCGCTGATTCGCTTGACGTTGTTGAGCTTGTTATGGCTTTAGAAGAGAAATTTGAAGTTGAAATTCCAGATAGCGAAGCTGAAAAGCTAATCAGCATTAACGACGTTGTAACTTATATAGAAAAACTAAATAAATAATTCTTTTTATAGATAAAAATAAGGAGATATATTGAGAAGAGTTGTAGTCACTGGAATCGGTATGATAAATGCTCTTGGACTCGATAAAGAGAGCTCTTTTAAAGCTATCTGTGAGGGCAAGAGCGGAGTAAAGAAGATAACGTCTTTTGACGTTTCTGAATATCCTGTTCAAATCGCCGCTGAAATTACCGACTTTGATCCTTTGACCGTAATGGATGGCAAAGAGGTTAAGAAAGTCGATAGGTTTATACAACTTGGTATCAAAGCAGCTCGCGAAGCTATGACTGACGCAAATTTTGGCGAATTTGACGCTAACGAATTTGGTATAAGCTCGGCTGCAGGTATCGGAGGGCTGCCAAATATCGAGAAGAATTCAAACATACTGCTCGAAAAAGGTCCTAAAAAAATATCTCCGTTTTTTATCCCTTCTGCACTAGTAAATATGCTCGGCGGTATAATCTCTATCGAGCATGGACTCAGAGGACCAAATGTTTCAAGCGTTACGGCTTGTGCGGCTTCAACACATGCGATATGTGAAGCGGCTAAGACTATAATGATAGGCGAAGCCGAGAAGATGCTTGTCGTAGGTGCAGAATCTACAATATGCGGTGTCGGCGTAGGTGGATTTGCTGCCATGAAGGCACTTTCAACTAGAAACGATGAGCCGGGAAAAGCTTCTCGTCCTTTTGATGCCGAACGAGACGGCTTTGTGATGGGCGAAGGAAGCGGTGCTTTAGTGCTTGAAGAATTTGAAAGCGCCAAGGCAAGAGGAGCTAAAATTTATGCAGAGATAGTAGGCTTTGGAGAGAGTGGAGATGCTTATCACATTACTGCACCGACTCTTGAAGGACCGCTAAACGCCATGAAAAAAGCTCTTAAAATGGCAGGAGATGTTAAGATCGACTACATTAACGCTCATGGAACTTCGACTCCGACAAATGACAAAAATGAAACAGCTGCTCTAAAAGAGCTATTTGGCAGCAACTGCCCGCCTGTGAGCTCTACAAAAGGTCAAACTGGACACTGTTTGGGTGCTGCAGGAGCAATAGAAGCTGTAGTATCTATCATGGCTTTACGTGACGGGATTATACCTCCAACTATAAATCAGACAACAAAAGATCCTGAGTGCGACTTGGACTATGTGCCAAATGTTGCTAGAAAAGCCGAGCTTAAAGCCATCATGAGCAACTCGTTTGGCTTTGGCGGAACCAACGGTTCGGTAGTATTTAAAAAATTGGACTAAAATGGCTAGTTATTTAGATTTTGAAAAGAGTATTAAGCAGATTGATGATGATATAGCGAATGCTAAAATTCGCGGTGATGAGCATGCTGTTGAAATTTTAAATAAAAATCTAGAAAAAGAGACTGCTAAAATTTACAAAAATTTAAACGAGTATCAAAGGCTAAGCCTTGCTCGTCATCCTGATCGCCCATATGCTATAGATTATGTGCGCGGGATGATGACTGATTATTACGAAATTCACGGTGATAGGGCATTTCGTGATGATCATGCGATAGTTTGTTATATCGGATATATCGGCTTTAAAAAAGTAGTCGTTATAGGCGAACAAAAGGGTCGCGGTACTAAAAATAAACTAAAAAGAAATTTCGGTATGCCTCATCCCGAAGGTTATAGAAAAGCGCTTCGTGTAGCAAAACTTGCCGAGAAATTTAGCTTGCCGATACTTTTTCTTATAGACACTCCTGGTGCGTATCCTGGAATTGCCGCCGAAGAGCGCGGACAGAGCGAAGCTATAGCTAGAAACCTCTTTGAATTTGCAAATTTAAAAACTCCAATGATAGCGGTCGTAATAGGCGAAGGCGGTAGTGGCGGAGCTCTTGCAATAGGCGTAGCCGATAAACTTGCTATGATGAGAAACTCGGTATTTTCGGTTATTTCTCCTGAAGGTTGTGCAGCGATACTTTGGAATGATCCAAGCAAGCAGGAGCAAGCAACTAAGGCTATGAAGATAACCGCAGATGATCTAAAGAGCCTAAATTTGATAGATGACGTTATAGAAGAACCGCTAAATGGTGCTCATAGAGATAAAGATAGTGCCGTAAAAGCGCTTGCGACATATTTTACAGATGAACTTGCTAAGCTTGAAGATCAAAGCATGGATCAAATTTTAAGCACTAGAATGAATAAAATTTTATCTGTCGGAGCTTTTCAAAAAGGAAAACAAGATTAGTATTTTGCAATAGCATATTGAAACTTTGAATTCTTAATTGCGATATATTACTTAAACCTATCAGATCAAATTTATTTTCTTAATACTATCAACTTAATTATTGTCACAAATTTCATTTTTTATAGTAATAAATTTGCTTTATGCGAATTCTTATAAAATAAAAATTTTAAGATTTATTATAGCTTTAGTATCCTTAAATTTATTGACAGTGATCAAAGCTATTTATTTTGATATTTGTAAAAAAATATTTAAAATTTTTAATTTTTCTTTATAAACTAGAATTTAACCTATAGATATTTTTGGGCTATCTTATTAAAATCGTAAAAGTATTACAAATATAAAACTTTTTTAAATTTTTAATAGGAATAAATAAATTAAAGAAAGTCATTAACTTTTTTAGGGTATCATAAACGAAATACTTTTTAGAAAACAAAAAGTACAAGAAGCCAATTCATGTTACTAAGTAACATGAGTCGTTGTTGAAAATTAATATTACGATTTGTACTGCTTACAATGAGCTTATAGACTCTATACTACACTCTCGGTGTAATCACTACACGCCATAAAATTGATTTAGAGACTAACATTTACCTTATATGTTTAAAAAGGAATATAATGCACGGCGCAAATATAGTTAAAACTGTGTGCAAGGAACTAAATATTACACAAAGAGAGTTGGCTCAAAGATTGGGTGTTCATCAAAATATGCCTGCTAAATGGAGTAGCGGTGATGAGCCGAGTCAAATGGCTGTTAAATTTATGGAGCTTTTAATGAACTATGAAAAAATAAAAAAACAGCTTGATAAATTTAAGCAAGGTTTTGCTTTAATAGATGAAGCCAGACAAGAAGTATTGTAATTATCTTTCTTTATACTTAATACTATCTTTTTGTAATCAATAAGTTAAGTTTTATATAGATTTTAATTTTACACATAAAAGTTATATAAATACTTGACTTATATTCTTTAAAACTATATAATACTTCAAATAAATTACCTAAAAAGTATAAACAATGTATAATTTGTTAGCATTAATAAGTTTCAAGCTTTTAAATTTTTAAAGTTGTTGCATGAAGGCAAAATATTACTACTCTATCAGAAATTATTTAATACAAGAAAAGAGTATATTTGCTATTGCTAAAATATTTGAATAAAACAAATTAAAAAGGTTTTATTTGATTATTAAAAATTGTACAAATATGCTTTTAAGACAAATTTAATTTTAAGGCAATGTTATTGAAAAAATGACTTTATTGTGTGGTTAAACTACTTTTCAAACAAACTGTTTATTCGTTGCAATTAAAATTAAAAAGTAGTATTTATATTTTTTTGAATACTTGAAACGGGAGAAGGTGTTTAAAAATAGCTTTATATCAACTCAAAGAGAAAATTTTATTAAGATAGTAAAACGAAAAACATTCAGTAAGCAAAGCAAGATAAATAAAATTTAAAGGATTTAAATGTATAAATACTTCTAAAATGCGAGTTTAAAAAAAGGGAGAAGACAAATATTCAATTTGACGAGCAGGTCAAATTTCAAATTAGAGCCAAATAAAATAAAGCAATCGATTTGAATTTAAACAAAAAGCTAGGCATTTCGCAAGATGATACTACAGTCTAAATCCGACATTACTTTTATAAAATTTATAAAAAAGGAGCTTAATATAATGTAGAATAATTTTAATTTTATTAACATATTTTTAAATTATTAAGGAGAAGGGATGAAAGAGATTAAATTTAGAATATGAATAAAAAATGAAAATAAAATGATAAAAATCAGCTTTGATAATAAAACTGCTAAAAATCAAGTTGTACCTAATAAAAGCAATAAAATTTATGGGCTTGATGATATCGAACTTATGCATTACACGGGCTTTAAGGATAAAAATGGAATCGAAATTTATGAAGGAGATATAGTTGAATTAAGTAGGTGTGATAACAACTATTGTAGTCTTAAGTCTGGAGAGTTTGGAATAGTTAGGTTTAAGTTTGGAAAAATGATGATAGAGCCTGAAAATATGAAGAGCTGTTGTTGTTTGATGGGTAATTTTAGCAATTGCTTAGTGGTCGGTAATATCTACGAGAATAAAGAATTGTTAAGATGTGTAAAAGCTCGGCAAAACAAGAAGTCGTGAAAGTATAACATATATAGAAACTTTATTTTATTAACAAAAGGACTGTATATGCTTTAATCTTATGTAAACTGATTTAAATTTATATTACAAGAAGCTATAAAAAGTGCTTTAATATTTTATGAAAAAGTTAGTTTTAGGGCTTGTAAGTATTTAAAATTTAGAGTAAGAATGCTTGTAAAAAATTGCATCTAGTGTTTTTGAAATATAAAATAATCTAAAAATGGTTGCTTGTATTAAGAATTTTAAAATAAATTTATATTTATTTTAAAAAATAAAATTGCTCGTTTGGAAGATATGATCTATTTTTTGAAAGAAGCAAATTTAATAAAGCTTTAATAGTTATTTAAAGATAAAGTAAAACCTTCAAAGTTTAAATAATTACAATATATCAAGTACCATTTTGCTATATCTGTTAGGAGGGTTGATTTATTTAATATATGCTTAAATTTAAAATATGTATTGTCGCTAAATATAAAAAATACGGTATATTAAATTTCAAAAAAGAAAACTTTAAAGCTGAGACATGAAGGCCTTAAGGGTTTTAAAAAATAAATTTAAGTAATTTTACAGAGATAAGCTGGTTGTAAAAGCCTGTAAACAAAGATATAGCTCCCGAGCTTATCGGAAAAGCTCTGCATAAAGGATACAATGCAAGCGCTACGTTTTTCGTAAAAGATAGATAAATTTAAAAGCAAAATTTGAGCGCGATGAAATTTGCGCTTAGGCTAGCTTGTTGCCAAAGTATATAATTCCCACTCCTAAGATCACAAAGGCTAGCCCTATGATGTCAAATCTGTTCATCATCTCTTTTTCCACAAATACCATCCATAGAAACGAAGATAGTATGTAAATGCCGCCGTATATGGCATAAATTCTGCCCGCAGCTTCAAGGTCGATTTTAGTTAGGATGTAGGCAAATAGTATGAGTGAGATTAGTCCTGCTCCGAGCCAAACAGGAGATTTTGCAAGTCTAAAATATAGCCAAAATGAAAAACAGCCAAAAATTTCAAAAAATGACGCAGCTAAAAATAGATAGATGTTTGTTATCACGAGTTGCCTTTGTCTAAAATTTGAGCGAATTATATCAGAAATTTGGATAAATTTTGATAGTTAAAATCAGATAATGAAGTTGATTAAAAAGAGAAAAGAGCCTAAAATAGGCTCTTAAATTTTAGTGAAGCTCGCTCCAAACTTTGCGTTTCCACAGCCAGCCAAATATTCCAAAGATTAGGAAGTATATCATTATGTAAATTCCCAAACTCTCTCTTTCGGCTTTTTTCTCATCGCCCGCTTTTTGCATATAAGCTACGACTTGCTCTTCGGCCTTTTTGTTTAGACCGACTCTTGGCATAGCTGTGCCAGGAAGCATTTTTTGTGTGTCGTTGATAAATTTATGCAAATAATCAGCGCCCTTTGAGCGTATCATCATAGATAGATCAGGTGGGTTTGACCCCATGTATTCGGCTAAATTTACGCGGTTTGTAAAGACGTATTGTTTTTCGTATTTCATGTCGTGACATCTTTGGCAAGAGTCTGCAAATACTTTCTCATCACTTACCTCTTTTGGCGCTACTGACTTAAGATATGCAACCATATCGGCAAGCTCTTGGTTTATGTCTTCACCGCCCGCTCCGAAAAATGCAGGCATCGGATAAGGATTTTCGTCATTAAATTTATGCTTTAGTTTTAGCGCTATATTTGGATTTTTTATGACCGCTGCAAGGAAAGCGTCATCATATAGATATCCCGCAGTGCTTAGATCAGGCGGAACCACCTTATAAGCTTCGCTTGCACTTGCATTATCCATAGGAGCAGGCATACCCGCAGCCTCAAGTCCGTGACAACCCGCACAGCCTGCATTCATAAATACTTCTGCACCTTTTTCGGCGTTGCCTTTTTTGAAGTCTATAGCGCCTATTTCAGCCCAGAAAGTTTTATACTCTTCAAGAGAATCTTTCGCCTCTTGCAGATCTTTTTCCGCATTTTTTATCTTAGCTGTCTCTCCAAGCTTTTTTGCGCTCTCTAAATCAGCCTCTCTTTTACTAACTACTACTTCAGCTTGCTTTACGTCGCCCTCGGCAAAGTTGTAATTAACAGGATCTACTTTAGGATGCATGATCGAGTGAGCGTAAGGCTCAATGCCCCAGTATGTTATCAGTGATAGAACAACAACAACTATAAGAATTTTTAGCTCTCTCATTTGCCACCCCTTTTCTTTTCAAGCGTAGTTATGATAGGTAGTACCACAAGAAGCAA is a window of Campylobacter sp. CCUG 57310 DNA encoding:
- the accA gene encoding acetyl-CoA carboxylase carboxyl transferase subunit alpha, which gives rise to MASYLDFEKSIKQIDDDIANAKIRGDEHAVEILNKNLEKETAKIYKNLNEYQRLSLARHPDRPYAIDYVRGMMTDYYEIHGDRAFRDDHAIVCYIGYIGFKKVVVIGEQKGRGTKNKLKRNFGMPHPEGYRKALRVAKLAEKFSLPILFLIDTPGAYPGIAAEERGQSEAIARNLFEFANLKTPMIAVVIGEGGSGGALAIGVADKLAMMRNSVFSVISPEGCAAILWNDPSKQEQATKAMKITADDLKSLNLIDDVIEEPLNGAHRDKDSAVKALATYFTDELAKLEDQSMDQILSTRMNKILSVGAFQKGKQD
- a CDS encoding beta-ketoacyl-ACP synthase II; translation: MRRVVVTGIGMINALGLDKESSFKAICEGKSGVKKITSFDVSEYPVQIAAEITDFDPLTVMDGKEVKKVDRFIQLGIKAAREAMTDANFGEFDANEFGISSAAGIGGLPNIEKNSNILLEKGPKKISPFFIPSALVNMLGGIISIEHGLRGPNVSSVTACAASTHAICEAAKTIMIGEAEKMLVVGAESTICGVGVGGFAAMKALSTRNDEPGKASRPFDAERDGFVMGEGSGALVLEEFESAKARGAKIYAEIVGFGESGDAYHITAPTLEGPLNAMKKALKMAGDVKIDYINAHGTSTPTNDKNETAALKELFGSNCPPVSSTKGQTGHCLGAAGAIEAVVSIMALRDGIIPPTINQTTKDPECDLDYVPNVARKAELKAIMSNSFGFGGTNGSVVFKKLD
- a CDS encoding DNA-binding transcriptional regulator — translated: MHGANIVKTVCKELNITQRELAQRLGVHQNMPAKWSSGDEPSQMAVKFMELLMNYEKIKKQLDKFKQGFALIDEARQEVL
- the mraY gene encoding phospho-N-acetylmuramoyl-pentapeptide-transferase — translated: MFYYLYEILNFNIFQYITVRAGIAFFISFALTVYLMPKFIAWARAKNASQPIYELAPKTHQKKEKTPTMGGIVFMVTAILATIICARLDNSFVIASLLCLAGFTAIGFKDDISKILGANNHAGLSPKAKLLAQILVSFAVSTVLYLSGDIGTEFYVPFYKFPLLDLKIFAIVFWTLVIVAASNAVNLTDGLDGLAAVPAMLSLVTLGIFAYICGHALFSSYLLLPKIIGVGETIIIASALIGSLMGFLWFNCHPAQVFMGDSGSLSIGAYIGLMGVMTKNEILLIIIGFIFVIETLSVILQVGSFKIFKKRIFLMAPIHHHFEIKGWVENKIIVRFWIIALLANLIALTALKIR
- the fabG gene encoding 3-oxoacyl-ACP reductase FabG; this encodes MKFSGKNVLITGASRGIGAQIAKTLANMGLKVWINYRSKPEIADALQAEIVSNGGAAAVIKFDATDEDEFIKGINLIVDTDGELSYLVNNAGITNDKLALRMKTDEFINVLNANLTSAFIGSREALKVMSKKRFGAVVNVASIVGEMGNAGQVNYSASKGGMIAMTKSLAKEGASRNVRFNCVTPGFIQTDMTEVLSEEIKQNYINNIPLKRLGGASEVAETIAFLLSDHASYITGDVLKVNGGLYM
- the acpP gene encoding acyl carrier protein, producing MAVFDDVRDVVVEQLSVSPEAVKPESKIIEDLGADSLDVVELVMALEEKFEVEIPDSEAEKLISINDVVTYIEKLNK
- the murD gene encoding UDP-N-acetylmuramoyl-L-alanine--D-glutamate ligase, coding for MKRSLFGYGGTTKAIAKNCQDDGIWDVYDDKFSQISKDEFGNNLLPVSEFSPDKSELEIPSPGFPPYHELIKKSQNLISEYDFFASKMPFSVWISGTNGKTTTTKMMQHLLEDKGSVMGGNVGTPLAELDIKAKIWILETSSFTLHYTNLAKPDIYVLLPITPDHLTWHGDMSSYEAAKLKPLGIMRENLVAILPEIYANTPTLAKVISYKNEKDLAKFCGVSTNEINFTVPFLMDALLALAVQKIIFDRCDTNLLNKFVIESNKLEEFKDKFGRIWVNDTKATNIDATIQALKRYEDKFLHLILGGDDKGVDMTQLFEAINSTNTKIYAIGSNSNKIMKLAEKFQIPALKCEFLDVAVTQIDKNLKKPTKKANLKEAQILDEIALLSPAAASLDQFNSYTERGDKFKEFVANL
- the gpmI gene encoding 2,3-bisphosphoglycerate-independent phosphoglycerate mutase yields the protein MKQKTILVITDGIGFNPNSEFNAFAAAKKPTYDWLFKNVPNSLIKTSGLAVGLPEGQMGNSEVGHMCIGSGRVLYQNLVKISLGFKDGSLSQNAKLKELFRKCKNIHIIGLYSDGGVHSHLEHFDDMCKLAINNGCSVYAHAITDGRDVAPTSAAEFVKQLEEKFNVATICGRFYAMDRDKRWDRVSEAYKTMIEGANLQDLKPSEYIQNSYNDGVLDEFIKPASFNGFKGIGKDDGVVFINFRNDRMRQIVAAFGVSEFSKFKRPFVVQNLVTMTEYDANFSFPVLFENDKITNTLAEIIAKAGLRQLHTAETEKYAHVTFFFNGGVEELLENETRILIPSPKVKTYDEKPEMSADGVCDAVLKAIDDGQDFIVVNFANGDMVGHTGDFNAGVKAVEAVDSALGKIVAKVKEKGYAMIITSDHGNCEEMRDKSGMLTNHTTYDVFCFVLGDGVKEVKTGGLNNIAASVLKLMGLEKPAEMDEPLF